The following coding sequences lie in one Melospiza melodia melodia isolate bMelMel2 chromosome 10, bMelMel2.pri, whole genome shotgun sequence genomic window:
- the LOC134422714 gene encoding LIM domain-binding protein 3-like, with translation MAALAASQSPGGAAAAAIRPLPLPSGTALCPPRGGPGMAMRKRPTPSSVSLGVPRSSSPRPSPYTPWTADSAHRDQTSSDLSRPTLQPAALARDCPADRPSTPQ, from the exons ATGGCGGCGCTGGCCGCCAGCCAGAGCCCAGGCGGGGCTGCTGCCGCCGCCATTaggccccttcccctcccctccggTACAGCCTTGTGTCCGCCTAGAGGAGGCCCCGGCATGGCAATGAGGAAGCGGCCG ACTCCATCTTCTGTCTCTCTGGGTGTCCCGCGCTCATCATCGCCGCGACCATCGCCCTACACCCCTTGGACAGCAGACTCTGCTCACCGCGATCAGACCAGCTCCGACCTCAGCCGGCCCACGCTGCAACCAGCGGCTCTGGCACGGGACTGCCCCGCCGATCGACCCAGCACGCCACAATGA